Genomic DNA from Telopea speciosissima isolate NSW1024214 ecotype Mountain lineage chromosome 2, Tspe_v1, whole genome shotgun sequence:
AGACTACCACTTTGTTAGAGAACAAATGGCATTCAATCGTCTATGCATACGTTTTGTGCCAAGTCAAGATGAACTGGCTGATATCCTCACTAAGGGTCTACCAGGACCACGGTTCAAGTTGATGCAAGACAAGCCCACCGTGCGCAAGCGGCCGTTttgcttgagggggagtgtaatGGATAACTCAAATTTGAATTCAAATATTCAAGTTTTGAATTCACCGTTGCTAGAGTCAAGGACGGTTAGGGATACTCCATCTCTTAAGGAAACTCTAATCCCTACAAGATTGGAAGAGATACCTTATCTTTTGTAACTAAGTGATCCGTTGTATACacttaaaattcaaaaatgtATACCTCTCCTTGTCACAAGAAAACGATAATGAGAATTCAAACTCAAACCGTAACTCTTACTTTGCTCATTAATCAATAAATTCTCCAACAACCATAGAGATTATGGGGCTTTGCGTGCTTTGGATTCCATGCTAACCAAAGCCCATTACTTAGATTCTGCAACTTCCGTTCTGGTAATCGAGGGTGTGCTATGGCTGTTCTATCACATCTGAGAAAGAGTGGGAAAGTATCTGATTATTTCCTGTATAGTTTGGTTAAGGAGGGTAGAGTTGGGGAGGCTGATACTGTATGGAATGAGGTTTTCGGGTCTGAATTGTCATGGAACCGGGGAATTGACGCATCTGACTTCGTTATTTCTCTCTCAAAATTTGGAAAAAGTTTTGAGCTTGAGAGAATTAGTGAGCGGGTTTTAATGGGTGTGGGGTTCTAAGGGAGCAGAGCTATATTGCTCTCATTTTGGGGCTCTATGTAGGGAAAACAAGACTCTTCTCGTGAAGAAGGTTCTTCGAGAGATGAAGAATCAAGGGATGAGACCCGATGACCTTACCTACCTTACAATGTTTCAGAGCTTCTGTAAAAAGGGTGACTTAGTCGAAGCGGATTTGGTTTTGAGGAAATTGATTAGGAGAGAGTATAGTATGGATATATGCATATATGGAAGCTTTATTTATGGGCTTTGTAAATCAGCTAAATTGAGAGAAGCAGATAAGTTATTCCGGAAATTGATAAGAAGGGATCACGCCGGAGTTTCTGGAGTTGGGAACTTGAAAATGGGGAAGAGACCCATTTTCCAATTGGACTGCCATGGTGCCGTTCCCGAGATAATGGCCTACGGATGTTATTGTAGGTCCCTGTGCGCTCTGGGAGGCTAGATGATGCTGAAACCTTGCTGAAGGAGATGCTGAAGAAGAGAACTGTGCCTCAGATCTGTGTTTACAAGGCTTTCATTAAGGCTCTCTTTCGAGCTGGTTGGGCAGAAGATGCTATCAGATTCTTTAATgttgagaagaagagaggatttATTGCTGCAGAGGAGATAGGGGCATCTGTTGTTGCAGAGCTCTGTGAAATGGGTAATGTTAATGATGCTTGGAGGATATTCAATGAGTTTACCGTCAGCAGTCGGTTTGTTCCAGCAACAAGCATTGTTAATTGTATCCTTAGTGGTAACTTGAAAGTGGGAAGACTGGCTGAAGCGGAGAGTCTATTTGAGAGCATTCAGAAGGGGAGTTTCACAGGATTACCTGATGTCTCAACATACACCGTCATGGTTGATGGATACTGCAAACAGGGTAATATTATAAAGGCACTCTGTATTTTTGAAGAATTGTTGAAGAACAATTTGCCAGTTAATGGGACATTGTATGAGGTTATTATTAGAAGACTGAGTGGGTGTGGGAGGGTTGAGGAAGCACACAAGTACTTAAATGAAATGATCGATAATGGTCATTTGGCTTCATATGTTGAATGGAAGGTACTTTTTGACTCGACATTTGCTGCCGATGGATATGGTGTCTCACTTGGATAGTGAACTTAGCTGTCCAAGGGAAAAGTTTTCTTCTTCAGAGTAGGATGATAGAATGTGCATCTCATTGGATTAAAAGATATAACTTTCATGGCTTTCTGaaattttggggttatttttttttcgataGATGTGAATTTTTTGGGATTTAAAGGTTGTCATTGTTATGTATATCCTGTCTGTAGGTGTCAACTGTGTAATTGTAGAACATAAGCATCATCTGATCCTCAAACATTCTTGGATAAACATGTCAATGTCATACTCCAACAGTACTTAATTTGTAAATGAAAGCCTTGGAAAGGTTTTCTTGCTTTCTCTTCCCAAAAGTTCAGAAACTCAATAGGTTCAGTGGCCTGTGGGTGGGGTTGCACTTTGTTGGACATCAATCTTTATCTCATACACCTATGTTTTGCAATGAGGTTTGAGGCATAATTTGTTAAACCTGATGAGACCAAGCCGATGATCAAATTTTGTTGAACCACATTGAGTGGATGAATCATAGGAAGTTACATCCCTAATTAGTGGAAACTAAAAAAAGAGTCAATCTTCATATTAACTGGTTGGAATCTAATTTAATCCGCCTTGCATGTTCTACCTTCATCTACTTCTTAGAGGCACAGCAGTAAAATTAGGACAGAATATAAGTTGTATTTGATGCTTCAGTGCCTCCAATCTGATTTCTGAAAGTATGGTTGAAACTGCTGCCCTGAACCAGGAAAATTCTGTGTTGATTTGGATCAGGTGCATTGGTAAATGTTGGCTCATAACCAAATCTGTCCATGGCTTTGTTATTCAACTATTGAGTCTGCTCTTAATTGACTATTTCCATTGTGATACCATAAATGTTTGGACCTATGTTCCCTGGAAGCTTCAAAATAAGAACCATACCTTTGTTTGCCACTTCACCTACATTTGATAGgcgtcagaaaaaaaaaaaccaacagaaTCATCTATCAAGTGCTtcttcccacttccattcaaattttggttttctATGATTTTCCTTTAAGATTGCTACTATAATTCTTCAAATAGTTGAAGTTGATCATGCCAAAGGAAGTAAAATCTAGCTATTTTTGCAAGAGGAGCTCCCTAGTGGCCTTCCCATTTTAGTTGAGAAGGAGGCTTGAGGGTAAATATTTCCAGCACATGTATATCCTTTTCCCTAGTTAATATAATTTGACACTGATTTCGACGGCGAATAACTTGACCAAGTTGTGTAAAGCAATCCAGTTAAGCAGTCCACCAGTTTTGAAGTTTTCCCAGGTATTAGAGATTATTAAAGTCCATCTAACAAGAAAATACAGACAAccatttccctcttttcttcagTTTGAACTTGATTACACTGCAGACTGTAAGGAACTTGGGGTTAGGTCCTaaggaaagaaacaaatatTAAATTGAAGTTGCAACTAGAATTCCTTTATTTTGATGAGAAGTGCAATGATCTATGCAAATCCAGAAAATTCGAAGTTAGAAATACTCTAGTTGTTGACTAAATTTACTTAGGGCATCCATTCAAATGCTAGGGGTTAGGGGTCCTCCAAATAAAGGAacatttctctttgataaaatTTAGTCTAAGGTTTGAGTATTGACTGGCATCCCTTTTGATAAAGTGACCGAACCTGTACTTTGAAAGCTTCGTGAAACATGGCAAAATTGCCAGTTTCATATGACCTACTGTGCTTGAAGAGTTTTTTCAATAGATTTCACTAAGAAGATGACATTCTCAACCCTACTAATCCAATTGgcattttgattttatttatacAACTAAATAACTCATTGTCAATGCTTCACAGTTTACAGGTTTTAAGAATTAAGTAAATCAAATTTCCAAAGCACCTATATAACCTTCTAAGGATATTCCCTGTTCACCAGTAACTGATTTGACAATCTTACTAACACAATGCCTAAATCCCCTCTCCCAATTTACAAATGATAACcaaacaacaacagcaacaaaaaattaaataataaaattataagtGCCCACAGAAACAAGGACGACCACCCTAGAGCTCTTGATCTGGAGGACCTTCTTCCAACATGCCCAGTAGTAATATCATCCCACCATGTACTCAATGTTTCCTGTCCATTATATAGTCCTTCCCAATATCATTCACCAAGTAGTGTGTGAAATGTCAGCAAGGCTAAGGAAGTGCCCAGCCAAGTGCTTGCTCTTTGAGAGACTCTCCTCATAGATATCCAACACCTTCCCAAgcttttctttattctcttttaCAAGCTTCTCATC
This window encodes:
- the LOC122649942 gene encoding putative pentatricopeptide repeat-containing protein At3g16710, mitochondrial, coding for MLKKRTVPQICVYKAFIKALFRAGWAEDAIRFFNVEKKRGFIAAEEIGASVVAELCEMGNVNDAWRIFNEFTVSSRFVPATSIVNCILSGNLKVGRLAEAESLFESIQKGSFTGLPDVSTYTVMVDGYCKQGNIIKALCIFEELLKNNLPVNGTLYEVIIRGLNVCGRVEEAHKYLNEMIENGHLAS